Proteins from a single region of Lepus europaeus isolate LE1 chromosome 4, mLepTim1.pri, whole genome shotgun sequence:
- the ZNF7 gene encoding zinc finger protein 7 isoform X6 — protein MSERPLGVQTPAALSLVPPSEALPGLVLLLMDSALPQSLQDGPLCSWDSRRRTDYEQACGSTVTLKPESSVAMVRALPQGFPRGLGYGDTCDSEVWSESHRRSLGLRVRSSLIQKNCPSKGSEAPETLTTDAAQGCKELVGSGLDCQPGNSQRERAEGTLQRCEACGRGFGHTPDAALPWEVDMQEKPSRCQECQKTLPACLQGKHPSSCRGEKPYECEECGKVFRLCSQLNQHQRIHTGEKPFKCIECGKAFRLSSKLIQHQRIHTGEKPYRCEECGKAFGQSSSLIHHQRIHTGERPYGCPECGKAFSQQSQLVRHQRTHTGERPYQCKECGKAFSQSSTLAQHQRMHTGEKSQIPRTSDSPSPVTHQRIHSVEKPFKCDECGKAFRWISRLSQHQLIHTGEKPYKCNKCTKAFGCSSRLIRHQRTHTGEKPFKCDECGKGFVQGSHLIQHQRIHTGEKPYVCNDCGKAFSQSSSLIYHQRIHKGEKPYECLQCGKAFSMSTQLTIHQRVHTGERPYKCNECGKAFSQNSTLFQHQIIHAGVKPYECSECGKAFSRSSYLIEHQRIHTRAQWYYEYGSTLEGSTFVSRKKVSTVKKLHQCDDCEKIFRWRSHLIIHQRIHTGEKPYKCNDCGKAFNRSSRLTQHQKIHVG, from the exons ATGTCAGAAAGACCTCTTGGAG TTCAGACTCCTGCTGCTCTCAGCCTGGTCCCACCCTCTGAGGCTCTGCCTGGTCTCGTTTTGCTTCTCATGGACTCTGccttgccccagagcctgcaggaTGGCCCTCTCTGCTCTTGGG ATTCTAGGAGGAGGACTGACTACGAGCAGGCCTGTGGGAGCACAGTCACTCTAAAACCAGAATCCAGCGTAGCAATGGTCAGAGCTCTCCCACAGGGTTTTCCTCGAGGTCTTGGTTATGGAGACACTTGTGATTCTGAGGTCTGGTCAGAGAGTCATCGGCGCAGCCTTGGGCTGAGAGTGAGGAGCTCCCTCATCCAGAAAAACTGTCCAAGCAAGGGCTCTGAGGCTCCTGAGACCCTCACCACAGACGCTGCCCAGGGATGTAAGGAGCTGGTGGGCAGTGGCCTGGATTGTCAGCCTGGcaacagtcagagagagagagcagaaggaACGTTGCAGAGATGCGAAGCATGTGGCAGAGGATTCGGGCACACCCCAGATGCTGCTCTGCCCTGGGAAGTCGACATGCAGGAGAAACCCAGCAGATGTCAGGAGTGCCAGAAGacgctccctgcctgcctgcagggaaAGCATCCAAGTAGCTGCCGTGGAGAGAAGCCGTATGAGTGTGAGGAGTGTGGGAAAGTCTTCAGGCTGTGCTCGCAGCTTAATCAGCATCAGAGaatccacactggagagaaaccgtTTAAATGCattgagtgtggaaaagccttccgGCTGAGCTCAAAACTTATTCAGCATCAAAGAATTCATACAGGAGAGAAGCCCTACAGGTGTGaggagtgtggaaaagcctttggtcaGAGCTCAAGCCTCATCCACCATCAGAggattcacacaggagagaggccctATGGTTGTCctgagtgtgggaaagccttcagtcAGCAGTCACAGCTGGTCAGACACCAGAGAACTCACACCGGAGAGAGGCCCTACCAGTGCAAGGagtgtgggaaggccttcagCCAGAGCTCCACTCTGGCTCAGCACCAGAGGATGCACACTGGGGAGAAATCTCAAATCCCGAGGACTTCAGATAGTCCAAGCCCAGttacacatcagagaattcactcTGTGGAGAAGCCGTTTAAGTGTGatgagtgtgggaaagcctttagaTGGATCTCTCGCCTTAGTCAGCATCAGCTGATCCACACTGGAGAGAAGCCTTATAAATGCAACAAGTGTACAAAAGCCTTTGGTTGTAGCTCACGGCTTATTCGCCATCAGAGAACTCACACTGGAGAAAAGCCATTTAAGTGTGACGAGTGTGGAAAAGGCTTTGTCCAGGGCTCACACCTCATTCAGCATCAGCGaatccacactggagagaaaccttatgttTGTAATGACTGTGGCAAAGCCTTCAGCCAGAGCTCCAGCCTCATTTACCATCAGAGGATCCATAAGGGAGAGAAGCCCTATGAATGCCTccagtgtggaaaagccttcagtATGAGCACACAGCTCACAATACATCAGAGGGTTCACACTGGAGAGAGACCCTATAAATGCAACGAATGCGGAAAAGCCTTCAGTCAGAACTCCACCCTCTTCCAACACCAGATCATTCACGCGGGAGTGAAGCCCTATGAGTGTagtgagtgtgggaaagccttcagccGGAGCTCCTATCTCATTGAACACCAGCGAATACACACAAGAGCCCAGTGGTACTACGAGTACGGGAGCACCCTGGAAGGGTCCACTTTTGTGAGCCGTAAGAAAGTTAGCACTGTGAAGAAATTGCATCAGTGTGATGACTGTGAGAAAATATTCCGGTGGCGTTCACACCTGATTATACATCAAAGAATCCACACTGGGGAGAAGCCCTACAAGTGCAATGACTGTGGCAAAGCTTTTAATCGGAGCTCGAGGCTTACTCAGCATCAGAAAATCCACGTGGGATAA
- the ZNF7 gene encoding zinc finger protein 7 isoform X7, which produces MSERPLGDSRRRTDYEQACGSTVTLKPESSVAMVRALPQGFPRGLGYGDTCDSEVWSESHRRSLGLRVRSSLIQKNCPSKGSEAPETLTTDAAQGCKELVGSGLDCQPGNSQRERAEGTLQRCEACGRGFGHTPDAALPWEVDMQEKPSRCQECQKTLPACLQGKHPSSCRGEKPYECEECGKVFRLCSQLNQHQRIHTGEKPFKCIECGKAFRLSSKLIQHQRIHTGEKPYRCEECGKAFGQSSSLIHHQRIHTGERPYGCPECGKAFSQQSQLVRHQRTHTGERPYQCKECGKAFSQSSTLAQHQRMHTGEKSQIPRTSDSPSPVTHQRIHSVEKPFKCDECGKAFRWISRLSQHQLIHTGEKPYKCNKCTKAFGCSSRLIRHQRTHTGEKPFKCDECGKGFVQGSHLIQHQRIHTGEKPYVCNDCGKAFSQSSSLIYHQRIHKGEKPYECLQCGKAFSMSTQLTIHQRVHTGERPYKCNECGKAFSQNSTLFQHQIIHAGVKPYECSECGKAFSRSSYLIEHQRIHTRAQWYYEYGSTLEGSTFVSRKKVSTVKKLHQCDDCEKIFRWRSHLIIHQRIHTGEKPYKCNDCGKAFNRSSRLTQHQKIHVG; this is translated from the exons ATGTCAGAAAGACCTCTTGGAG ATTCTAGGAGGAGGACTGACTACGAGCAGGCCTGTGGGAGCACAGTCACTCTAAAACCAGAATCCAGCGTAGCAATGGTCAGAGCTCTCCCACAGGGTTTTCCTCGAGGTCTTGGTTATGGAGACACTTGTGATTCTGAGGTCTGGTCAGAGAGTCATCGGCGCAGCCTTGGGCTGAGAGTGAGGAGCTCCCTCATCCAGAAAAACTGTCCAAGCAAGGGCTCTGAGGCTCCTGAGACCCTCACCACAGACGCTGCCCAGGGATGTAAGGAGCTGGTGGGCAGTGGCCTGGATTGTCAGCCTGGcaacagtcagagagagagagcagaaggaACGTTGCAGAGATGCGAAGCATGTGGCAGAGGATTCGGGCACACCCCAGATGCTGCTCTGCCCTGGGAAGTCGACATGCAGGAGAAACCCAGCAGATGTCAGGAGTGCCAGAAGacgctccctgcctgcctgcagggaaAGCATCCAAGTAGCTGCCGTGGAGAGAAGCCGTATGAGTGTGAGGAGTGTGGGAAAGTCTTCAGGCTGTGCTCGCAGCTTAATCAGCATCAGAGaatccacactggagagaaaccgtTTAAATGCattgagtgtggaaaagccttccgGCTGAGCTCAAAACTTATTCAGCATCAAAGAATTCATACAGGAGAGAAGCCCTACAGGTGTGaggagtgtggaaaagcctttggtcaGAGCTCAAGCCTCATCCACCATCAGAggattcacacaggagagaggccctATGGTTGTCctgagtgtgggaaagccttcagtcAGCAGTCACAGCTGGTCAGACACCAGAGAACTCACACCGGAGAGAGGCCCTACCAGTGCAAGGagtgtgggaaggccttcagCCAGAGCTCCACTCTGGCTCAGCACCAGAGGATGCACACTGGGGAGAAATCTCAAATCCCGAGGACTTCAGATAGTCCAAGCCCAGttacacatcagagaattcactcTGTGGAGAAGCCGTTTAAGTGTGatgagtgtgggaaagcctttagaTGGATCTCTCGCCTTAGTCAGCATCAGCTGATCCACACTGGAGAGAAGCCTTATAAATGCAACAAGTGTACAAAAGCCTTTGGTTGTAGCTCACGGCTTATTCGCCATCAGAGAACTCACACTGGAGAAAAGCCATTTAAGTGTGACGAGTGTGGAAAAGGCTTTGTCCAGGGCTCACACCTCATTCAGCATCAGCGaatccacactggagagaaaccttatgttTGTAATGACTGTGGCAAAGCCTTCAGCCAGAGCTCCAGCCTCATTTACCATCAGAGGATCCATAAGGGAGAGAAGCCCTATGAATGCCTccagtgtggaaaagccttcagtATGAGCACACAGCTCACAATACATCAGAGGGTTCACACTGGAGAGAGACCCTATAAATGCAACGAATGCGGAAAAGCCTTCAGTCAGAACTCCACCCTCTTCCAACACCAGATCATTCACGCGGGAGTGAAGCCCTATGAGTGTagtgagtgtgggaaagccttcagccGGAGCTCCTATCTCATTGAACACCAGCGAATACACACAAGAGCCCAGTGGTACTACGAGTACGGGAGCACCCTGGAAGGGTCCACTTTTGTGAGCCGTAAGAAAGTTAGCACTGTGAAGAAATTGCATCAGTGTGATGACTGTGAGAAAATATTCCGGTGGCGTTCACACCTGATTATACATCAAAGAATCCACACTGGGGAGAAGCCCTACAAGTGCAATGACTGTGGCAAAGCTTTTAATCGGAGCTCGAGGCTTACTCAGCATCAGAAAATCCACGTGGGATAA